Proteins encoded in a region of the Alosa sapidissima isolate fAloSap1 chromosome 19, fAloSap1.pri, whole genome shotgun sequence genome:
- the LOC121693769 gene encoding uncharacterized protein LOC121693769 isoform X2 has translation MGNTVSCCFRPNPRDRREDQEEGQRLHEDIQTQQTSVKTLEGGSVGATRADSSDSPLLTNDEGTGQSKPGLPLEISQQEKPTESAVVTNVRVDAASAVDKSVLLYQQEVAAAGLVSEVLTKATEIVAVSMEKPKSLDPVTIPAVKLENRLVQNPSAEEVVYEAPKGVSLEIDAQLDICGHQVLLEKPTASAVVTNVRVDAASAVDKSVLLYQQEVAAAGLVSEVLTKATEIVAVSMEKPKSLDPVTIPAVKLENRLVQNPSAEEVVYEAPKGVSLEIDAQLDICGHQVLLEKPTASAVVTNVRVDAASAVDKSVLLYQQEVAAAGLVSEVLTKATEIVAVSMEKPKSLDPVTIPAVKLENRLVQNPSAEEVVYEAPKGVSLEIDAQLDICGHQVLFYPSAVGDYKQDVPLHSSEGERLLTPAMLGTGFPLNDAKLAETVLQHRSDRDHLFSMERQQPESGLELYSAPGDASARGSAAASAPQDVVFGLSAEFSLGDRLRDGWLDERPGSTGSWSPLSVGSEAWFTCEEDLYYSEEEIENVSERQGLMDITEQGRCGFGPPVAISIYSERELKGQSTKSIIIRKGYAVLSQSFGFLRRVRGDNYCALRASLYQALMRSTKLPGWLKQKSILLIPEELESHYGLIKGWLFPDTCKYTTGIGNAVDLMKHYLGLLQKWWRAAAVFPGLECRRSVCEQLFQGGEDEFGVMEALKLLMLAHAVDLHAAVQRGDTVPIFCWLLFARSSSSCPRSYLANHLSQVGFSRGMEQVDMFLLGCAMRHTIKVYRLHMAETEEFISYYPDDSIQDGPCVCLITEDDRHYNMAFGNPACPEQDLSVEPD, from the exons ATGGGGAACACGGTGAGTTGTTGTTTTCGTCCAAATCCTCGGGACCGCCGGGAGGATCAGGAGGAAGGGCAGCGGTTGCATGAGGACATTCAGACCCAGCAGACCTCTGTAAAAACATTGGAGGGTGGTTCAGTAGGCGCTACCAGGGCAGATAG CTCTGACTCACCATTGCTCACTAATGACGAGGGCACTGGCCAGTCAAAACCAGGCCTGCCACTGGAGATCTCACAACAGGAGAAGCCTACTGAATCCGCAG TTGTCACCAACGTCCGTGTGGATGCAGCCTCTGCTGTGGACAAGAGTGTGCTCCTATATCAACAGGAGGTAGCTGCTGCAGGACTGGTGTCAGAAGTTTTGACAAAGGCCACTGAGATTGTGGCCGTATCGATGGAGAAGCCAAAGTCCCTGGATCCTGTCACCATACCAGCTGTAAAGCTGGAGAACCGGCTGGTTCAGAATCCCTCGGCTGAGGAAGTGGTGTACGAGGCTCCAAAGGGAGTTTCTCTTGAGATCGATGCCCAGCTGGACATCTGTGGACACCAGGTACTGCTTGAGAAGCCTACTGCATCTGCAGTTGTCACCAACGTCCGTGTGGATGCAGCCTCTGCTGTGGACAAGAGTGTGCTCCTATATCAACAGGAGGTAGCTGCTGCAGGACTGGTGTCAGAAGTTTTGACAAAGGCCACTGAGATTGTGGCCGTATCGATGGAGAAGCCAAAGTCCCTGGATCCTGTCACCATACCAGCTGTAAAGCTGGAGAACCGGCTGGTTCAGAATCCCTCGGCTGAGGAAGTGGTGTACGAGGCTCCAAAGGGAGTTTCTCTTGAGATCGATGCCCAGCTGGACATCTGTGGACACCAGGTACTGCTTGAGAAGCCTACTGCATCTGCAGTTGTCACCAACGTCCGTGTGGATGCAGCCTCTGCTGTGGACAAGAGTGTGCTCCTATATCAACAGGAGGTAGCTGCTGCAGGACTGGTGTCAGAAGTTTTGACAAAGGCCACTGAGATTGTGGCCGTATCGATGGAGAAGCCAAAGTCCCTGGATCCTGTCACCATACCAGCTGTAAAGCTGGAGAACCGGCTGGTTCAGAATCCCTCGGCTGAGGAAGTGGTGTACGAGGCTCCAAAGGGAGTTTCTCTTGAGATCGATGCCCAGCTGGACATCTGTGGACACCAGGTACTGTTTTATCCTTCTGCAGTTGGGGATTACAAACAGGACGTCCCACTGCACAGCAGTGAGGGTGAGCGGTTGCTCACCCCCGCCATGCTTGGCACAGGTTTCCCCTTGAACGATGCCAAGCTTGCTGAGACTGTCTTGCAGCACAGGAGTGATCGTGATCACTTGTTCAGCATGGAGCGACAGCAACCTGAGAGTGGCCTTGAGCTCTACTCTGCTCCCGGTGATGCTTCTGCAAG AGGCTCTGCTGCAGCCTCTGCCCCTCAGGATGTGGTGTTTGGCCTGAGCGCTGAGTTTTCACTGGGTGACCGGTTGAGAGATGGATGGCTGGATGAGAGACCTGGAAGCACTGGCAGCTGGAGCCCGCTGTCAGTTGGGAGTGAGGCCTGGTTTACTTG TGAAGAAGATCTCTATTATAGCGAGGAGGAGATTGAGAATGTGTCGGAGAGGCAAGGTCTCATGGACATTACTG AACAGGGCCGATGTGGCTTTGGGCCGCCCGTGGCCATTTCAATTTACAGTGAGAGGGAATTGAAAGGGCAGTCCACCAAGAGCATCATCATTAGAAAG GGCTACGCCGTGCTCTCCCAGAGCTTTGGGTTCCTCCGGCGGGTCAGAGGAGACAACTACTGTGCCCTGCGAGCCTCCTTGTACCAGGCGCTGATGCGCTCTACCAAGCTTCCTGGCTGGCTGAAGCAGAAGAGCATCTTATTG ATCCCTGAAGAGCTTGAGTCTCATTACGGTCTGATTAAAGGCTGGTTGTTTCCTGATACATGCAAGTACACGACTGGGATCGGAAATGCTGTGGATCTGATGAAACACTATCTGGGCCTTCTTCAGAAATGG TGGCGTGCGGCGGCAGTCTTTCCTGGCCTTGAATGtcgcaggagtgtgtgtgagcagctcttTCAGGGCGGAGAAGACGAGTTTGGTGTCATGGAGGCACTCAAGCTCCTTATGCTAGCCCACGCCGTGGACTTGCATGCTGCCGTGCAGAGGGGCGACACCGTGCCAATCTTCTGCTGGCTGCTATTCGCCCGCAGTAGCTCCTCGTGCCCACGCTCGTACCTTGCCAACCACCTGAGTCAGGTGGGCTTCAGTAGAGGCATGGAGCAG GTGGACATGTTCCTCCTGGGTTGCGCAATGCGCCACACCATCAAGGTCTACCGCCTCCACATGGCCGAAACAGAGGAGTTCATCTCATATTACCCAGATGACAGCATTCAGGACGGACCCTGTGTCTGCCTGATAACCGAGGACGACCGTCATTATAACATGGCTTTTGGCAACCCTGCCTGTCCTGAACAGGACCTCTCTGTAGAACCTGACTGA
- the LOC121693769 gene encoding uncharacterized protein LOC121693769 isoform X3: MGNTVSCCFRPNPRDRREDQEEGQRLHEDIQTQQTSVKTLEGGSVGATRADSSDSPLLTNDEGTGQSKPGLPLEISQQEKPTESAVVTNVRVDAASAVDKSVLLYQQEVAAAGLVSEVLTKATEIVAVSMEKPESLDPVTIPAVKLENRLVQNPSAEEVVYEAPKGVSLEIDAQLDICGHQVLLEKPTASAVVTNVRVDAASAVDKSVLLYQQEVAAAGLVSEVLTKATEIVAVSMEKPKSLDPVTIPAVKLENRLVQNPSAEEVVYEAPKGVSLEIDAQLDICGHQVLLEKPTASAVVTNVRVDAASAVDKSVLLYQQEVAAAGLVSEVLTKATEIVAVSMEKPKSLDPVTIPAVKLENRLVQNPSAEEVVYEAPKGVSLEIDAQLDICGHQVLFYPSAVGDYKQDVPLHSSEGERLLTPAMLGTGFPLNDAKLAETVLQHRSDRDHLFSMERQQPESGLELYSAPGDASARGSAAASAPQDVVFGLSAEFSLGDRLRDGWLDERPGSTGSWSPLSVGSEAWFTCEEDLYYSEEEIENVSERQGLMDITEQGRCGFGPPVAISIYSERELKGQSTKSIIIRKGYAVLSQSFGFLRRVRGDNYCALRASLYQALMRSTKLPGWLKQKSILLIPEELESHYGLIKGWLFPDTCKYTTGIGNAVDLMKHYLGLLQKWWRAAAVFPGLECRRSVCEQLFQGGEDEFGVMEALKLLMLAHAVDLHAAVQRGDTVPIFCWLLFARSSSSCPRSYLANHLSQVGFSRGMEQVDMFLLGCAMRHTIKVYRLHMAETEEFISYYPDDSIQDGPCVCLITEDDRHYNMAFGNPACPEQDLSVEPD; the protein is encoded by the exons ATGGGGAACACGGTGAGTTGTTGTTTTCGTCCAAATCCTCGGGACCGCCGGGAGGATCAGGAGGAAGGGCAGCGGTTGCATGAGGACATTCAGACCCAGCAGACCTCTGTAAAAACATTGGAGGGTGGTTCAGTAGGCGCTACCAGGGCAGATAG CTCTGACTCACCATTGCTCACTAATGACGAGGGCACTGGCCAGTCAAAACCAGGCCTGCCACTGGAGATCTCACAACAGGAGAAGCCTACTGAATCCGCAGTTGTCACCAACGTCCGTGTGGATGCAGCTTCTGCTGTGGACAAGAGTGTGCTCCTATATCAACAGGAGGTAGCTGCTGCAGGACTGGTGTCAGAAGTTTTGACAAAGGCCACTGAGATTGTGGCCGTATCGATGGAGAAGCCAGAGTCCCTGGATCCTGTCACCATACCAGCTGTAAAGCTGGAGAACCGGCTGGTTCAGAATCCCTCGGCTGAGGAAGTGGTGTACGAGGCTCCAAAGGGAGTTTCTCTTGAGATCGATGCCCAGCTGGACATCTGTGGACACCAGGTACTGCTTGAGAAGCCTACTGCATCTGCAGTTGTCACCAACGTCCGTGTGGATGCAGCCTCTGCTGTGGACAAGAGTGTGCTCCTATATCAACAGGAGGTAGCTGCTGCAGGACTGGTGTCAGAAGTTTTGACAAAGGCCACTGAGATTGTGGCCGTATCGATGGAGAAGCCAAAGTCCCTGGATCCTGTCACCATACCAGCTGTAAAGCTGGAGAACCGGCTGGTTCAGAATCCCTCGGCTGAGGAAGTGGTGTACGAGGCTCCAAAGGGAGTTTCTCTTGAGATCGATGCCCAGCTGGACATCTGTGGACACCAGGTACTGCTTGAGAAGCCTACTGCATCTGCAGTTGTCACCAACGTCCGTGTGGATGCAGCCTCTGCTGTGGACAAGAGTGTGCTCCTATATCAACAGGAGGTAGCTGCTGCAGGACTGGTGTCAGAAGTTTTGACAAAGGCCACTGAGATTGTGGCCGTATCGATGGAGAAGCCAAAGTCCCTGGATCCTGTCACCATACCAGCTGTAAAGCTGGAGAACCGGCTGGTTCAGAATCCCTCGGCTGAGGAAGTGGTGTACGAGGCTCCAAAGGGAGTTTCTCTTGAGATCGATGCCCAGCTGGACATCTGTGGACACCAG GTACTGTTTTATCCTTCTGCAGTTGGGGATTACAAACAGGACGTCCCACTGCACAGCAGTGAGGGTGAGCGGTTGCTCACCCCCGCCATGCTTGGCACAGGTTTCCCCTTGAACGATGCCAAGCTTGCTGAGACTGTCTTGCAGCACAGGAGTGATCGTGATCACTTGTTCAGCATGGAGCGACAGCAACCTGAGAGTGGCCTTGAGCTCTACTCTGCTCCCGGTGATGCTTCTGCAAG AGGCTCTGCTGCAGCCTCTGCCCCTCAGGATGTGGTGTTTGGCCTGAGCGCTGAGTTTTCACTGGGTGACCGGTTGAGAGATGGATGGCTGGATGAGAGACCTGGAAGCACTGGCAGCTGGAGCCCGCTGTCAGTTGGGAGTGAGGCCTGGTTTACTTG TGAAGAAGATCTCTATTATAGCGAGGAGGAGATTGAGAATGTGTCGGAGAGGCAAGGTCTCATGGACATTACTG AACAGGGCCGATGTGGCTTTGGGCCGCCCGTGGCCATTTCAATTTACAGTGAGAGGGAATTGAAAGGGCAGTCCACCAAGAGCATCATCATTAGAAAG GGCTACGCCGTGCTCTCCCAGAGCTTTGGGTTCCTCCGGCGGGTCAGAGGAGACAACTACTGTGCCCTGCGAGCCTCCTTGTACCAGGCGCTGATGCGCTCTACCAAGCTTCCTGGCTGGCTGAAGCAGAAGAGCATCTTATTG ATCCCTGAAGAGCTTGAGTCTCATTACGGTCTGATTAAAGGCTGGTTGTTTCCTGATACATGCAAGTACACGACTGGGATCGGAAATGCTGTGGATCTGATGAAACACTATCTGGGCCTTCTTCAGAAATGG TGGCGTGCGGCGGCAGTCTTTCCTGGCCTTGAATGtcgcaggagtgtgtgtgagcagctcttTCAGGGCGGAGAAGACGAGTTTGGTGTCATGGAGGCACTCAAGCTCCTTATGCTAGCCCACGCCGTGGACTTGCATGCTGCCGTGCAGAGGGGCGACACCGTGCCAATCTTCTGCTGGCTGCTATTCGCCCGCAGTAGCTCCTCGTGCCCACGCTCGTACCTTGCCAACCACCTGAGTCAGGTGGGCTTCAGTAGAGGCATGGAGCAG GTGGACATGTTCCTCCTGGGTTGCGCAATGCGCCACACCATCAAGGTCTACCGCCTCCACATGGCCGAAACAGAGGAGTTCATCTCATATTACCCAGATGACAGCATTCAGGACGGACCCTGTGTCTGCCTGATAACCGAGGACGACCGTCATTATAACATGGCTTTTGGCAACCCTGCCTGTCCTGAACAGGACCTCTCTGTAGAACCTGACTGA
- the LOC121693769 gene encoding uncharacterized protein LOC121693769 isoform X1, translated as MGNTVSCCFRPNPRDRREDQEEGQRLHEDIQTQQTSVKTLEGGSVGATRADSSDSPLLTNDEGTGQSKPGLPLEISQQEKPTESAVVTNVRVDAASAVDKSVLLYQQEVAAAGLVSEVLTKATEIVAVSMEKPESLDPVTIPAVKLENRLVQNPSAEEVVYEAPKGVSLEIDAQLDICGHQVLLEKPTASAVVTNVRVDAASAVDKSVLLYQQEVAAAGLVSEVLTKATEIVAVSMEKPKSLDPVTIPAVKLENRLVQNPSAEEVVYEAPKGVSLEIDAQLDICGHQVLLEKPTASAVVTNVRVDAASAVDKSVLLYQQEVAAAGLVSEVLTKATEIVAVSMEKPKSLDPVTIPAVKLENRLVQNPSAEEVVYEAPKGVSLEIDAQLDICGHQVLLEKPTASAVVTNVRVDAASAVDKSVLLYQQEVAAAGLVSEVLTKATEIVAVSMEKPKSLDPVTIPAVKLENRLVQNPSAEEVVYEAPKGVSLEIDAQLDICGHQVLFYPSAVGDYKQDVPLHSSEGERLLTPAMLGTGFPLNDAKLAETVLQHRSDRDHLFSMERQQPESGLELYSAPGDASARGSAAASAPQDVVFGLSAEFSLGDRLRDGWLDERPGSTGSWSPLSVGSEAWFTCEEDLYYSEEEIENVSERQGLMDITEQGRCGFGPPVAISIYSERELKGQSTKSIIIRKGYAVLSQSFGFLRRVRGDNYCALRASLYQALMRSTKLPGWLKQKSILLIPEELESHYGLIKGWLFPDTCKYTTGIGNAVDLMKHYLGLLQKWWRAAAVFPGLECRRSVCEQLFQGGEDEFGVMEALKLLMLAHAVDLHAAVQRGDTVPIFCWLLFARSSSSCPRSYLANHLSQVGFSRGMEQVDMFLLGCAMRHTIKVYRLHMAETEEFISYYPDDSIQDGPCVCLITEDDRHYNMAFGNPACPEQDLSVEPD; from the exons ATGGGGAACACGGTGAGTTGTTGTTTTCGTCCAAATCCTCGGGACCGCCGGGAGGATCAGGAGGAAGGGCAGCGGTTGCATGAGGACATTCAGACCCAGCAGACCTCTGTAAAAACATTGGAGGGTGGTTCAGTAGGCGCTACCAGGGCAGATAG CTCTGACTCACCATTGCTCACTAATGACGAGGGCACTGGCCAGTCAAAACCAGGCCTGCCACTGGAGATCTCACAACAGGAGAAGCCTACTGAATCCGCAGTTGTCACCAACGTCCGTGTGGATGCAGCTTCTGCTGTGGACAAGAGTGTGCTCCTATATCAACAGGAGGTAGCTGCTGCAGGACTGGTGTCAGAAGTTTTGACAAAGGCCACTGAGATTGTGGCCGTATCGATGGAGAAGCCAGAGTCCCTGGATCCTGTCACCATACCAGCTGTAAAGCTGGAGAACCGGCTGGTTCAGAATCCCTCGGCTGAGGAAGTGGTGTACGAGGCTCCAAAGGGAGTTTCTCTTGAGATCGATGCCCAGCTGGACATCTGTGGACACCAGGTACTGCTTGAGAAGCCTACTGCATCTGCAGTTGTCACCAACGTCCGTGTGGATGCAGCCTCTGCTGTGGACAAGAGTGTGCTCCTATATCAACAGGAGGTAGCTGCTGCAGGACTGGTGTCAGAAGTTTTGACAAAGGCCACTGAGATTGTGGCCGTATCGATGGAGAAGCCAAAGTCCCTGGATCCTGTCACCATACCAGCTGTAAAGCTGGAGAACCGGCTGGTTCAGAATCCCTCGGCTGAGGAAGTGGTGTACGAGGCTCCAAAGGGAGTTTCTCTTGAGATCGATGCCCAGCTGGACATCTGTGGACACCAGGTACTGCTTGAGAAGCCTACTGCATCTGCAGTTGTCACCAACGTCCGTGTGGATGCAGCCTCTGCTGTGGACAAGAGTGTGCTCCTATATCAACAGGAGGTAGCTGCTGCAGGACTGGTGTCAGAAGTTTTGACAAAGGCCACTGAGATTGTGGCCGTATCGATGGAGAAGCCAAAGTCCCTGGATCCTGTCACCATACCAGCTGTAAAGCTGGAGAACCGGCTGGTTCAGAATCCCTCGGCTGAGGAAGTGGTGTACGAGGCTCCAAAGGGAGTTTCTCTTGAGATCGATGCCCAGCTGGACATCTGTGGACACCAGGTACTGCTTGAGAAGCCTACTGCATCTGCAGTTGTCACCAACGTCCGTGTGGATGCAGCCTCTGCTGTGGACAAGAGTGTGCTCCTATATCAACAGGAGGTAGCTGCTGCAGGACTGGTGTCAGAAGTTTTGACAAAGGCCACTGAGATTGTGGCCGTATCGATGGAGAAGCCAAAGTCCCTGGATCCTGTCACCATACCAGCTGTAAAGCTGGAGAACCGGCTGGTTCAGAATCCCTCGGCTGAGGAAGTGGTGTACGAGGCTCCAAAGGGAGTTTCTCTTGAGATCGATGCCCAGCTGGACATCTGTGGACACCAGGTACTGTTTTATCCTTCTGCAGTTGGGGATTACAAACAGGACGTCCCACTGCACAGCAGTGAGGGTGAGCGGTTGCTCACCCCCGCCATGCTTGGCACAGGTTTCCCCTTGAACGATGCCAAGCTTGCTGAGACTGTCTTGCAGCACAGGAGTGATCGTGATCACTTGTTCAGCATGGAGCGACAGCAACCTGAGAGTGGCCTTGAGCTCTACTCTGCTCCCGGTGATGCTTCTGCAAG AGGCTCTGCTGCAGCCTCTGCCCCTCAGGATGTGGTGTTTGGCCTGAGCGCTGAGTTTTCACTGGGTGACCGGTTGAGAGATGGATGGCTGGATGAGAGACCTGGAAGCACTGGCAGCTGGAGCCCGCTGTCAGTTGGGAGTGAGGCCTGGTTTACTTG TGAAGAAGATCTCTATTATAGCGAGGAGGAGATTGAGAATGTGTCGGAGAGGCAAGGTCTCATGGACATTACTG AACAGGGCCGATGTGGCTTTGGGCCGCCCGTGGCCATTTCAATTTACAGTGAGAGGGAATTGAAAGGGCAGTCCACCAAGAGCATCATCATTAGAAAG GGCTACGCCGTGCTCTCCCAGAGCTTTGGGTTCCTCCGGCGGGTCAGAGGAGACAACTACTGTGCCCTGCGAGCCTCCTTGTACCAGGCGCTGATGCGCTCTACCAAGCTTCCTGGCTGGCTGAAGCAGAAGAGCATCTTATTG ATCCCTGAAGAGCTTGAGTCTCATTACGGTCTGATTAAAGGCTGGTTGTTTCCTGATACATGCAAGTACACGACTGGGATCGGAAATGCTGTGGATCTGATGAAACACTATCTGGGCCTTCTTCAGAAATGG TGGCGTGCGGCGGCAGTCTTTCCTGGCCTTGAATGtcgcaggagtgtgtgtgagcagctcttTCAGGGCGGAGAAGACGAGTTTGGTGTCATGGAGGCACTCAAGCTCCTTATGCTAGCCCACGCCGTGGACTTGCATGCTGCCGTGCAGAGGGGCGACACCGTGCCAATCTTCTGCTGGCTGCTATTCGCCCGCAGTAGCTCCTCGTGCCCACGCTCGTACCTTGCCAACCACCTGAGTCAGGTGGGCTTCAGTAGAGGCATGGAGCAG GTGGACATGTTCCTCCTGGGTTGCGCAATGCGCCACACCATCAAGGTCTACCGCCTCCACATGGCCGAAACAGAGGAGTTCATCTCATATTACCCAGATGACAGCATTCAGGACGGACCCTGTGTCTGCCTGATAACCGAGGACGACCGTCATTATAACATGGCTTTTGGCAACCCTGCCTGTCCTGAACAGGACCTCTCTGTAGAACCTGACTGA